One segment of Amycolatopsis alba DSM 44262 DNA contains the following:
- a CDS encoding class F sortase, giving the protein MTRASWCRWPVPLVVGTFIGVVLAAALTACVTPEAGRIASPAAPSTVTAVAPSAPETLPLAPAAPATLEIPAIGVRTGEIADLGLAGDGSLQVPYDAITTGWFTGGPAPGEIGPAVLAGHVDYKKIPGVFGRLKELKTGDEAIVHREDGVAAVFTVYAVERHPKTSFPTERVYGDTTGPELRLITCGGDFDSSTGNYLDNVVAFAKLTRT; this is encoded by the coding sequence ATGACCAGGGCTTCCTGGTGCCGATGGCCGGTTCCGCTGGTCGTCGGCACGTTCATCGGGGTGGTGCTCGCGGCCGCGCTGACCGCTTGCGTCACCCCGGAGGCGGGCAGGATCGCGTCGCCGGCGGCGCCTTCCACCGTGACCGCGGTGGCGCCTTCGGCTCCCGAGACCCTTCCGCTCGCGCCCGCGGCACCGGCGACGCTCGAGATCCCCGCGATCGGCGTCCGCACCGGCGAGATCGCCGACCTCGGCCTGGCCGGGGACGGCAGCCTGCAGGTGCCGTACGACGCGATCACCACCGGCTGGTTCACCGGCGGCCCGGCACCCGGCGAGATCGGGCCCGCGGTCCTCGCCGGGCACGTCGACTACAAGAAGATCCCCGGCGTCTTCGGCAGGCTCAAGGAACTCAAGACCGGCGACGAGGCCATCGTCCACCGTGAGGACGGGGTCGCGGCGGTGTTCACCGTGTACGCCGTCGAACGGCATCCGAAGACGTCTTTCCCCACGGAGAGGGTCTACGGCGACACGACCGGGCCGGAACTGCGCCTGATCACCTGCGGCGGGGATTTCGACTCCTCGACCGGCAACTACCTCGACAACGTCGTCGCCTTCGCGAAGCTGACCCGCACGTAG
- a CDS encoding histidine phosphatase family protein, with translation MRTVYVVTHPEATHHVDRVVGGWFDSELTPDGERAAAAVAESLRAKVPGDVEIHSSDLRRTARTAEVIGERLGVTPVLDRRLREKSYGEAGGKPQEWLDARFVPPPAIGDRLGHDEGVPGAETKGAMAARVYAAMKSILESRCEHQIVVTHGGALTFVIAAWIRMPLESAGYVDFRGSPGSVTVLREDDYFHNRQVVTLAGK, from the coding sequence ATGCGCACCGTCTACGTCGTCACGCATCCGGAGGCCACCCATCACGTCGATCGAGTGGTGGGCGGGTGGTTCGATTCCGAACTCACTCCCGACGGCGAGCGCGCGGCCGCCGCCGTCGCCGAGTCGCTGCGCGCGAAGGTGCCGGGCGACGTCGAGATCCACTCGTCGGACCTGCGCCGCACCGCCCGGACGGCGGAGGTGATCGGCGAACGGCTCGGCGTGACACCGGTCCTGGACCGGCGGCTGCGTGAGAAGTCGTACGGGGAAGCCGGGGGCAAGCCCCAGGAGTGGCTGGACGCCCGGTTCGTCCCGCCGCCCGCCATCGGTGATCGGCTGGGGCACGACGAGGGCGTTCCCGGTGCCGAAACCAAGGGTGCGATGGCCGCCAGGGTGTACGCGGCGATGAAGTCGATCCTGGAAAGCCGCTGCGAGCACCAGATCGTCGTGACCCACGGCGGCGCGCTCACCTTCGTCATCGCGGCGTGGATCCGGATGCCGCTCGAATCGGCGGGATACGTCGACTTCCGCGGTTCGCCCGGCAGCGTCACCGTGCTTCGTGAGGACGACTACTTTCACAACCGGCAGGTCGTCACGCTCGCCGGGAAATGA
- a CDS encoding HAD family hydrolase: protein MPRFLRAVALAAAVAVVPVALPSAATASTTQRCPQLRLAENWYGGNAAKIQQVIDERGRCATNHGERPVAVFDWDNTVVKNDISDQTVFWMLRHDKVLQPRNQDWRTTSRFMTDDGANALSKACGTATTAGKPLPTSKNIICADELLSVRKNAKTTTGKDVFAGNNRRYMEAAYAWVAQINAGYRPDEVRAIARQARAAALLAPIGATQKVGSSTQVAWIRYYPEIKDLISTLNKAGFSTWVVSASPKEFADVWGSAVGIPPNRTLGIYSQTTNGRINGHLEGCGGHADGADEIMTYIDGKRCFINERILGIRGAKAMEAAPAGKRQALAGGDATTDVTMLRDATGVRVTLNRNKDELMCRAYDNADGKWAVNPMFIEPFPALNRTYPCSTTAYENADGTHGPVLRDDGTVIPDQRDTVHP from the coding sequence ATGCCGAGGTTCCTGCGAGCCGTGGCCCTTGCCGCCGCCGTGGCGGTCGTACCGGTGGCTTTGCCCTCGGCCGCCACCGCTTCGACCACCCAGCGCTGCCCGCAGCTGCGGCTGGCCGAGAACTGGTACGGCGGCAACGCGGCGAAGATCCAGCAGGTCATCGACGAACGCGGCCGCTGCGCCACGAACCACGGCGAGCGTCCGGTCGCGGTGTTCGACTGGGACAACACGGTCGTCAAGAACGACATCTCCGACCAGACCGTCTTCTGGATGCTCCGGCACGACAAGGTCCTGCAGCCGCGGAACCAGGACTGGCGCACCACCAGCCGGTTCATGACCGACGACGGCGCGAACGCGCTCAGCAAGGCCTGCGGTACCGCCACCACGGCCGGAAAACCGCTTCCGACCAGCAAGAACATCATTTGCGCGGACGAGCTCCTCTCGGTGCGGAAGAACGCGAAGACGACCACGGGCAAGGACGTCTTCGCGGGGAACAACCGGCGCTACATGGAGGCGGCCTACGCCTGGGTCGCGCAGATCAACGCCGGATACCGGCCGGACGAGGTCCGCGCGATCGCCCGGCAGGCCAGGGCCGCGGCGCTGCTCGCGCCGATCGGGGCGACCCAGAAGGTCGGTTCGAGCACCCAGGTCGCGTGGATCCGTTACTACCCGGAGATCAAGGACCTGATCTCGACGCTGAACAAGGCGGGCTTCTCGACCTGGGTCGTCTCCGCGTCGCCCAAGGAGTTCGCGGACGTCTGGGGTTCGGCGGTCGGCATCCCGCCGAACCGCACGCTCGGGATCTACTCGCAGACCACGAACGGCCGGATCAACGGGCACCTCGAAGGCTGCGGCGGGCACGCCGACGGCGCCGACGAGATCATGACCTACATCGACGGCAAGCGCTGCTTCATCAACGAGCGGATCCTCGGCATCCGCGGCGCGAAGGCGATGGAAGCGGCACCGGCGGGCAAGCGGCAGGCGCTCGCCGGCGGCGACGCGACCACCGACGTCACGATGCTGCGCGACGCCACCGGAGTCCGCGTCACGCTCAACCGCAACAAGGACGAGCTGATGTGCCGCGCCTACGACAACGCGGACGGCAAGTGGGCGGTGAACCCGATGTTCATCGAGCCCTTCCCTGCGCTGAACCGCACCTACCCCTGCTCGACGACGGCGTACGAGAACGCCGACGGCACCCACGGTCCGGTGCTGCGCGACGACGGCACGGTCATCCCGGACCAGCGGGACACCGTCCACCCCTGA
- a CDS encoding tetratricopeptide repeat protein, with the protein MVDLLQVVVDEAAKAAAASAVGTVSTATRNVVSLLKERLGTPKTGKDALSSRALAAARADKEWADRLIEAVSALHEDNASTATAGIENFRNHLAILADPPRAGLKLIVGQGGSGKTELARQLADRVQGDFPSGRVEVSLARYRDGDEFDAAAVKRFVLQEFGIPHGEIPVDDEQLDRQFLSVLVTRSFVLILDDVELAAELALFTRFRTSLVLATASVYSRELKACDPTAIELRGLDVEGARQLLMDFCGKVRPQDEPVEADRLIALCDRMPFALREVGVTLAGRAGEARPVATLLDEYHATGVVDAEGVIQDSLRRTFAQLSDAAVEACALLAEHPGGFFTRATAAAMTGDPKVLDELIAARLTQQVGDWYSLTFLVGQYARTLPADRDAGFDRLLAYVRDTAVAADFRENSKRLRTYVVPPNPVWELRVDHIDWLEWHRSLIGELVKLACLRRRYKETLQLAGAFETLVNKRWYWREFIEISDWAVKAAEADAKPAQLARALMMRGKARYMARWFPAALEDLARSSEILAGPAAGITESRWRKLQASLAEFRGRFHEERADLLVHRHAGNAEITRELAEAVRQLRVACALSTELADGPALAIHPRMLANVLIKSGEPAEAIAVLGTMTAAGRNQARIEMVYANAYLALGEFAEARARFDSAWNQMAAQRATQYVWELRELQARLMTAEGDPGAIEVWGRLAYDATRIGHPRADRYFTALEPSPPDRRS; encoded by the coding sequence GTGGTTGACCTGTTGCAGGTCGTCGTGGACGAAGCCGCGAAAGCGGCCGCCGCCTCGGCGGTGGGGACGGTCTCCACAGCGACCCGGAACGTGGTGTCGCTGCTCAAAGAACGGCTCGGTACCCCGAAAACCGGCAAGGACGCGCTGAGTTCCCGTGCGCTGGCCGCCGCCCGCGCCGACAAGGAGTGGGCGGATCGCCTGATCGAGGCGGTGTCCGCGCTCCACGAGGACAACGCCTCGACGGCGACAGCGGGTATCGAGAACTTCCGCAACCACCTCGCCATCCTCGCCGACCCGCCGAGGGCCGGGCTGAAACTGATCGTCGGCCAGGGCGGTTCGGGAAAGACCGAACTCGCCCGCCAGCTCGCGGACCGGGTCCAAGGGGACTTTCCGTCAGGACGGGTCGAGGTTTCGCTCGCCCGGTATCGCGACGGCGACGAATTCGACGCCGCCGCGGTGAAACGGTTCGTGCTCCAGGAGTTCGGGATCCCCCACGGTGAGATCCCGGTCGACGACGAACAGCTGGACCGGCAGTTCCTGTCGGTGCTGGTCACCCGGTCGTTCGTGCTGATCCTGGACGACGTCGAACTGGCCGCCGAGCTGGCCTTGTTCACCAGGTTCCGCACCAGCCTGGTGCTGGCGACGGCCTCGGTGTACAGCCGCGAACTGAAAGCGTGCGACCCCACGGCCATCGAGCTGCGAGGGCTCGACGTCGAGGGCGCTCGGCAGCTGCTCATGGACTTCTGCGGCAAGGTCCGGCCGCAGGACGAACCGGTCGAGGCCGATCGGCTGATCGCGCTCTGCGACCGGATGCCGTTCGCGCTCCGCGAGGTCGGGGTCACCCTCGCCGGTCGCGCCGGGGAAGCGCGGCCGGTGGCGACGCTGCTCGACGAGTACCACGCGACGGGTGTCGTCGACGCCGAAGGAGTCATCCAGGACTCCCTGCGGCGGACGTTCGCGCAGCTTTCGGACGCCGCTGTCGAGGCCTGCGCCCTGCTGGCCGAGCACCCCGGCGGATTCTTCACGCGGGCGACAGCGGCGGCGATGACCGGCGACCCGAAGGTCCTCGACGAGCTGATCGCCGCGCGGCTGACCCAGCAGGTCGGCGACTGGTATTCGCTCACGTTCCTCGTGGGCCAGTACGCGCGCACCCTGCCAGCGGACCGGGACGCGGGCTTCGACCGGTTGCTCGCGTATGTCCGTGACACGGCGGTCGCCGCGGACTTCCGGGAGAACTCCAAGCGTCTGCGCACTTACGTCGTTCCGCCGAATCCGGTCTGGGAACTGCGTGTCGATCACATCGACTGGCTGGAGTGGCACCGGTCGCTGATCGGTGAGCTGGTGAAGCTCGCTTGCCTGCGCCGCCGCTACAAGGAAACCCTGCAGCTGGCCGGAGCTTTCGAGACGCTCGTGAACAAACGCTGGTACTGGCGCGAATTCATCGAGATCAGTGACTGGGCCGTGAAAGCCGCCGAAGCGGACGCGAAACCCGCGCAGCTCGCACGGGCGTTGATGATGCGCGGCAAGGCCCGCTACATGGCCCGCTGGTTCCCGGCCGCGCTGGAGGATCTCGCCAGGTCGTCGGAGATTCTCGCCGGTCCGGCGGCGGGCATCACGGAAAGCCGGTGGCGCAAGCTCCAGGCGTCGCTGGCGGAGTTCCGGGGACGGTTCCACGAAGAACGCGCGGACCTGCTCGTCCACCGCCACGCCGGGAACGCGGAAATCACGCGAGAGCTCGCGGAGGCCGTCCGTCAGCTCCGGGTCGCGTGCGCCCTGAGCACGGAACTCGCCGATGGTCCCGCACTCGCCATTCATCCTCGGATGCTCGCGAACGTCCTGATCAAATCCGGCGAACCGGCCGAAGCGATCGCCGTCCTCGGCACGATGACCGCCGCGGGACGTAATCAGGCCCGGATCGAGATGGTCTACGCCAACGCGTATCTGGCGCTCGGGGAATTCGCCGAAGCGCGGGCGCGATTCGACTCCGCGTGGAACCAGATGGCGGCCCAGCGAGCCACTCAGTACGTCTGGGAACTCAGGGAACTGCAAGCGCGGCTCATGACGGCCGAGGGTGACCCTGGCGCGATCGAGGTCTGGGGACGGCTCGCCTACGACGCGACGCGGATCGGCCACCCGCGGGCCGACCGGTACTTCACCGCACTCGAACCGTCACCGCCCGATCGCCGATCTTGA